A genomic stretch from Halorhodospira halophila SL1 includes:
- the mshL gene encoding pilus (MSHA type) biogenesis protein MshL, whose product MNAPLRPVRLWLGVAGAAVLLGACASSGDRAQERSDRAADHLAPTEPDEQVRQEDQASTQALDDALGAPGLGDPLALQPEDPRFDITADGVGAREFFHGLVEDTPYNVVVHPDLEGELSLTLRDVSVPEVMDTVREIYGYEYKQARTGFLILPARPRAEVFHLDYLNVHRSGHSGTRVTSGEITGEDDGDGVIGSRVDTASNSDLWGQVEETVSRMIDDDDTASVVASPQAGTLAVRGMPESLRRVEAFVDRLQGSLNRQVILEARILEVELGDDFQAGISWESLGRHDGQALEGSFRPGDNLELSSAGVFNIGITRGQDGQRGFFEGFLRALEQQGDVQVLSTPQVSTLNNQKAVIKAGTDSFYQTDFSINYRTVEVGGQTTTQPELDPDFEPFFSGIALDVTPQIEESGWINLHVQPSVTEVRERERTLRTGRGDDEVRFSLAESDVRQSDSIVRARSGEMIVIGGLIEEREQQETSRVPLLGRVPLLGWLFTQERQESSKYELVILLRPRVVGEDTWAGELEEHSRRIQGLYDHY is encoded by the coding sequence ATGAACGCACCACTGAGGCCCGTGCGCCTGTGGCTGGGTGTCGCCGGCGCCGCCGTGCTCCTGGGGGCGTGTGCGTCATCGGGGGATCGGGCGCAGGAGCGCTCCGATCGCGCCGCCGATCACCTGGCGCCGACGGAGCCCGACGAGCAGGTCCGCCAGGAGGATCAAGCCTCCACGCAGGCCCTGGACGACGCGCTCGGTGCCCCCGGCCTGGGTGATCCGCTGGCGCTTCAGCCCGAGGATCCGCGCTTTGACATCACCGCCGACGGCGTCGGTGCCCGCGAGTTCTTCCACGGCCTGGTGGAGGACACCCCGTACAACGTGGTGGTCCACCCGGATCTGGAGGGCGAGCTGTCGCTGACCCTGCGCGACGTCTCCGTCCCCGAGGTGATGGACACCGTCCGCGAGATCTACGGCTACGAGTACAAGCAGGCGCGCACCGGCTTCCTCATCCTGCCCGCCCGCCCGCGGGCCGAGGTCTTCCACCTGGACTACCTCAACGTCCATCGTAGCGGCCACTCCGGCACGCGGGTGACCTCCGGCGAGATCACCGGCGAGGACGACGGCGACGGCGTGATCGGCAGCCGGGTGGATACCGCCTCGAACTCGGATCTGTGGGGGCAGGTCGAGGAGACGGTGAGCCGCATGATCGACGACGACGACACCGCCTCGGTGGTGGCCAGCCCCCAGGCGGGGACCCTGGCCGTGCGCGGCATGCCCGAGTCCCTGCGCCGCGTCGAGGCGTTTGTCGACCGTCTGCAGGGCAGCCTCAACCGGCAGGTGATCCTCGAGGCGCGCATCCTCGAGGTCGAGCTCGGCGACGACTTCCAGGCCGGGATCAGCTGGGAGTCGCTCGGCCGGCACGACGGCCAGGCCCTCGAGGGCTCCTTCCGCCCGGGCGATAACCTGGAGCTGAGTTCGGCCGGGGTGTTCAACATCGGGATCACCCGGGGCCAGGACGGGCAGCGGGGCTTCTTCGAGGGCTTCCTGCGTGCCCTGGAGCAGCAGGGCGACGTCCAGGTCCTCTCGACGCCGCAGGTCTCCACGCTCAACAATCAGAAGGCGGTGATCAAGGCCGGAACGGACTCCTTCTATCAGACGGACTTCAGCATCAACTACCGGACCGTGGAGGTGGGGGGGCAGACCACCACCCAGCCGGAGCTGGATCCCGACTTCGAGCCGTTCTTCTCCGGCATCGCCCTGGACGTCACCCCGCAGATCGAGGAGAGCGGCTGGATCAACCTGCACGTCCAGCCCTCGGTGACCGAGGTGCGCGAGCGGGAGCGCACCCTGAGAACCGGCCGGGGCGATGACGAGGTCCGCTTCTCGCTGGCCGAGAGCGACGTCCGCCAGTCCGACTCCATCGTCCGCGCCCGCAGCGGCGAGATGATCGTCATCGGCGGTCTGATCGAGGAGCGCGAGCAGCAGGAGACCTCCCGGGTGCCGCTGCTCGGGCGGGTGCCGCTGCTGGGCTGGCTGTTCACCCAGGAGCGACAGGAGTCGAGCAAGTACGAGCTGGTGATCCTGCTGCGCCCCCGGGTCGTCGGGGAGGACACCTGGGCCGGCGAACTCGAGGAGCACTCCCGGCGCATCCAGGGGCTGTACGACCACTACTGA
- the gspM gene encoding type II secretion system protein GspM: MDIRRSLQQLNDALNARTPRERVLMVIAGLGVIGAGWYYLLFEPMQQRSADAQQRIESAEQQIRDLRTQRESLEAELGDDPEADVRAELDALRDELLALERDVGERVPEFIEPERMRQVLRAVLAEHQGARLVRLERLPAQEVAGVEDGDDDAPQIFRHSVHLEFEADYATTVAYLQAVEALEWQFAWESLDYEVTDHPRARVRVRLHTLSGHRAWLGV, translated from the coding sequence ATGGACATCCGCCGCAGCCTGCAGCAACTCAACGACGCCCTCAACGCCCGCACGCCGCGCGAGCGCGTGCTGATGGTGATCGCCGGCCTCGGGGTCATCGGCGCGGGGTGGTACTATCTGCTCTTCGAGCCCATGCAGCAGCGCAGCGCCGATGCGCAGCAGCGCATCGAGTCCGCCGAGCAGCAGATCCGCGACCTCCGCACCCAGCGCGAGAGCCTGGAGGCCGAGCTGGGCGACGATCCGGAGGCCGATGTCCGTGCCGAGCTCGATGCCCTGCGCGATGAACTCCTGGCACTGGAACGGGACGTCGGCGAGCGGGTGCCGGAGTTCATCGAGCCCGAACGCATGCGCCAGGTGCTGCGGGCGGTGCTCGCCGAGCACCAGGGGGCGCGGCTGGTCCGCCTCGAGCGCCTGCCGGCGCAGGAAGTGGCCGGCGTGGAGGATGGCGACGACGATGCCCCGCAGATCTTCCGCCACTCCGTCCACCTCGAATTCGAGGCGGACTACGCCACGACCGTCGCCTACCTGCAGGCCGTCGAGGCCCTGGAGTGGCAATTTGCCTGGGAGAGCCTGGACTATGAGGTCACCGATCACCCGCGGGCCCGCGTGCGCGTCCGACTGCACACCCTCAGCGGCCACCGTGCGTGGTTGGGGGTCTAG
- a CDS encoding PilN domain-containing protein, whose protein sequence is MNDLRQWLPLPGLRRRTRVGVFLGNEHIALAAVSSDGEQLLACDFRDARRDNQQMALRDLVEQYGLGGSEAVVVLDGTDYQTQQVDAPRVPDEELSGAVRFQLKNLLYIPLEQAMVGAHRQHSDRWNQEGQRALATIASRTRIEGIQELVARAGLKLQAVLPRETVLNDLSAAATEGAGGIVLATLGRDDGLITISRGELLYLARSHSVGTRRLAEDGQAVEILEDELRRSIDYFDGQLSTGPASRILLAPCEANREPLIDRFNDSFEIPCARLRLEQIFDLEPLGDELDEHTEAHCLLAVGAALPRPAEASLSMYVRSRRQLEPLSPAALGSYVAGGALFLGLISAVHTPLSLDREGRAAEREAQRDELLASVADLEAELEAREIDPSLLDEREAIERDLALLQQFEARLDTLDDRALAGFSEPLRGLSRQRAEGVWLTHIRLRSGAGVFQGRAVAAEDVPAFLDGLAQERAFQGWQFEEFHIQRAAAAEDTADSVRFRVASPGLAGDGEE, encoded by the coding sequence TTGAACGACCTCAGGCAGTGGCTGCCCCTGCCCGGACTCCGCCGTCGGACGCGGGTCGGGGTGTTCCTCGGCAACGAGCATATAGCACTGGCAGCGGTCTCCAGCGATGGCGAGCAACTGCTGGCCTGCGACTTCCGGGACGCCCGGCGCGACAACCAGCAGATGGCACTGCGCGATCTGGTCGAGCAGTACGGCCTGGGTGGCTCCGAGGCCGTGGTCGTCCTCGACGGCACCGACTACCAGACCCAGCAGGTCGATGCCCCGCGGGTCCCCGATGAAGAGCTCTCCGGGGCCGTGCGGTTCCAGCTCAAGAACCTGCTCTACATCCCGCTGGAGCAGGCCATGGTCGGGGCCCACCGACAGCACAGCGATCGCTGGAATCAGGAGGGGCAGCGCGCCCTGGCGACCATCGCCTCGCGCACGCGGATCGAAGGGATCCAGGAGCTGGTCGCCCGCGCCGGGCTCAAGCTCCAGGCCGTACTTCCCCGCGAGACGGTCCTCAACGATCTAAGCGCCGCGGCGACCGAGGGCGCCGGCGGGATCGTCCTCGCCACCCTCGGACGGGACGACGGGCTGATCACCATCAGTCGCGGCGAACTCCTCTACCTGGCCCGTAGCCACTCGGTGGGCACGCGGCGGCTGGCTGAGGACGGCCAGGCCGTCGAGATCCTCGAGGATGAGCTGCGTCGCTCGATCGACTACTTCGACGGGCAGCTGTCCACGGGGCCGGCGAGCCGGATACTGCTCGCGCCCTGCGAGGCGAATCGTGAGCCGCTGATTGACCGTTTCAACGACAGCTTCGAGATCCCCTGCGCCCGGCTGCGCCTCGAACAGATCTTCGACCTGGAACCGCTCGGTGATGAGCTCGACGAGCACACCGAGGCCCACTGCCTACTGGCTGTGGGCGCGGCCCTGCCGCGGCCCGCCGAGGCGAGCCTGTCGATGTACGTTCGTTCGCGTCGGCAGCTGGAGCCCCTGTCGCCGGCAGCGCTGGGGAGCTATGTGGCCGGCGGGGCGCTCTTCCTGGGCCTGATCTCGGCGGTGCACACGCCGCTGTCGCTCGATCGGGAGGGGCGTGCCGCGGAGCGCGAGGCGCAGCGGGACGAGCTGCTGGCGTCGGTGGCGGACCTGGAGGCGGAGCTCGAGGCGCGGGAGATCGACCCCAGCCTCCTCGACGAGCGCGAGGCCATTGAGCGGGACCTCGCCCTGCTGCAGCAGTTCGAAGCCCGGCTGGACACCCTGGATGACCGCGCCCTGGCCGGCTTCTCGGAGCCGCTGCGTGGCCTGTCGCGCCAGCGCGCGGAGGGGGTGTGGCTGACCCACATCCGGCTGCGCTCCGGCGCCGGCGTGTTTCAGGGGCGGGCGGTGGCGGCGGAGGATGTACCTGCCTTCCTCGACGGCCTGGCCCAAGAGCGCGCCTTCCAGGGGTGGCAGTTCGAAGAGTTCCACATCCAGCGCGCCGCGGCTGCGGAGGATACCGCCGATAGCGTCCGTTTCCGCGTGGCCAGCCCCGGTCTCGCCGGTGACGGAGAGGAGTAG
- a CDS encoding putative bifunctional diguanylate cyclase/phosphodiesterase translates to MVRIDRSLALSLTRWQYPGGLQGWMALVGVAALIAATALLVWQTGGIQYAFSHIMYLPVLLGAALFGPPGGVLAGLAGGLALGPWMPIDTASGEMQEPLNWIYRTAFFMFVGGVVGMLGQAVARLLGEDPVSGAPSQQPLRQDLGRTLDPPVPGRTPNRLSVLVVIFDNYTELVHTFGPEVGVRLIRGLVGRLQAACGAEARVYHLHGERFAVVVDQQRLEAVRACIREQAAEPLVAGGVPLYVNLTFGRADYPEHGRHAEQLIQCATIAGDLATRQGERERVYDASSDQSSRENLVLLSGFRRALAGGELCLHHQPKWHLGRERVTGTEALLRWQHPEHGLLTPVRFIPQLENSHLIHELTPWVVRAALRDLADLQARSRDWQVAMNLSARNLNDDGLLGDMERALGETGTSPEQLEVEVTESAVLADPDRASRVLGRLRDWGVGVAIDDFGAGQTSLGYLRRLPASTLKIDRSLICQLAPGSSDHRIVESVAGLGRRLGMEVVAEGVEDRATLEAVRRAGCDAVQGYGVCPPRPLETVCANWAPRVERRAGRAIRSPGEGAGK, encoded by the coding sequence ATGGTACGGATCGACCGCAGTCTGGCGCTTTCCTTGACGCGTTGGCAGTACCCCGGTGGCCTGCAGGGCTGGATGGCCCTGGTCGGGGTCGCTGCCCTGATCGCCGCCACCGCGCTGCTGGTCTGGCAGACCGGCGGCATTCAGTACGCCTTTTCCCACATCATGTATCTCCCCGTCTTGCTCGGTGCGGCACTGTTCGGTCCGCCCGGGGGAGTGCTGGCCGGTCTCGCCGGCGGTCTAGCCCTGGGGCCGTGGATGCCCATCGACACCGCCTCCGGCGAGATGCAGGAGCCGCTCAACTGGATCTATCGGACGGCCTTCTTCATGTTCGTCGGTGGGGTGGTGGGGATGCTCGGCCAGGCGGTTGCCCGCCTGCTCGGCGAGGATCCGGTCAGCGGCGCGCCGAGCCAGCAGCCGTTGCGCCAGGATCTGGGGCGGACGCTGGATCCTCCGGTGCCGGGGCGGACCCCGAACCGTCTCTCGGTGCTGGTGGTCATCTTCGACAACTACACCGAGCTGGTGCACACCTTCGGGCCCGAGGTCGGGGTGCGCCTGATCCGCGGGCTGGTGGGGCGGCTCCAGGCGGCCTGCGGGGCGGAGGCCCGGGTCTACCACCTGCACGGCGAGCGCTTCGCTGTGGTGGTCGATCAGCAGCGGCTCGAGGCCGTGCGCGCCTGCATCCGCGAGCAGGCGGCGGAGCCGCTGGTGGCTGGCGGGGTGCCGCTCTACGTCAATCTGACCTTCGGCCGCGCCGATTACCCGGAGCACGGCCGGCACGCCGAGCAGCTCATCCAGTGCGCCACCATCGCCGGGGATCTGGCCACCCGCCAGGGGGAGCGGGAGCGGGTCTACGACGCCAGCAGCGATCAGTCCAGCCGCGAGAACCTGGTGCTGCTCAGCGGCTTCCGGCGGGCGCTGGCCGGCGGCGAGCTCTGCCTCCACCACCAGCCCAAGTGGCACTTGGGGCGCGAGCGGGTGACCGGCACCGAGGCGCTGCTGCGCTGGCAGCACCCGGAGCACGGGCTGCTGACGCCGGTGCGCTTCATCCCGCAGCTGGAGAACAGCCACCTGATCCACGAGCTCACGCCGTGGGTGGTCCGCGCCGCGCTCCGCGATCTGGCCGATCTCCAGGCCCGGAGCCGCGACTGGCAGGTGGCGATGAACCTCTCCGCTCGCAACCTCAATGACGACGGCCTGCTCGGGGATATGGAGCGGGCCCTGGGGGAGACCGGTACCTCGCCGGAGCAGTTGGAGGTGGAGGTCACCGAGTCGGCGGTGCTGGCCGACCCCGACCGAGCCTCCCGGGTGCTGGGGCGGCTGCGCGACTGGGGGGTGGGGGTGGCCATCGACGACTTCGGTGCCGGGCAGACCTCCCTGGGCTATCTGCGCCGCCTGCCGGCGAGTACCCTGAAGATCGACCGGAGCCTGATCTGCCAGCTCGCCCCCGGGTCGTCGGACCACCGGATCGTGGAGTCGGTGGCCGGCCTCGGCCGGCGCCTGGGCATGGAAGTGGTAGCCGAGGGGGTCGAGGACCGGGCCACCCTGGAGGCGGTGCGGCGCGCCGGCTGCGACGCCGTTCAGGGCTACGGGGTCTGCCCCCCGCGGCCGTTGGAGACGGTTTGCGCCAACTGGGCTCCGCGGGTGGAGCGCCGCGCCGGCCGTGCGATCCGGTCCCCGGGCGAGGGAGCCGGGAAATAA